The Cellulomonas wangleii genome includes a region encoding these proteins:
- a CDS encoding peptidoglycan D,D-transpeptidase FtsI family protein, translated as MSPRATGPATPGVRPARRQPAVRVDPRVATARPGTRGTVGRVDERAGTVPRRRPGQEPTARRAATPARPAAAVPPARGGGGRPPVRGGGRPPAPAVPPTVVASRPRMLTLVVVLALVLVTFAGRLVHVQVLAGPELAQEARENRMTTASVIGARGEVTDANGVVLATSVERYDISVNQQRIARYQARGSTVGLDGAAGVAARLAPLLDMNAAELGGKLVGDRPFVYVKKNVLPEVAREIRALRIDGVNVDKVPDRVYPKGTVAGNIVGFVNSEGVGLQGLESSLDEKLRGVKGTERFERGKGGQPIPGGASEQTPARDGSSVRLTLDSDLQWKAEEELRKQVAAMGATGGTVVVMRPTGEVLALAESTAFDPNDPGALGTGSLTRSVSDVFEPGSTGKVVTMAAALEEGLVGPTDRFTVADRLTTPNGQTFKDSHDHPVQQLTATGVFAESSNTGTIQIGERLSLEQRHRYLSLFGFGSRTGIEIPGESGGILHPYDEWDGRSQYAVLFGQAVSVNALQAASVFATIANGGVRVAPHLVAGWTDPDGAYAPRPAPEGTRVVSEQTAGTVLSMMESVVDDGTGGNAAIPGYRVAGKTGTAQKFAPAGITASFIGVAPADDPQVVTAVILHDPSASIFGGTAAAPVFSTVTSYALQQLGVAPSGTPASLFPATWE; from the coding sequence ATGAGCCCGCGCGCGACCGGCCCGGCGACGCCGGGCGTCCGGCCCGCCCGGCGCCAGCCGGCGGTGCGCGTCGACCCGCGCGTCGCGACCGCCCGTCCGGGCACCCGTGGCACGGTGGGCCGCGTGGACGAGCGCGCCGGCACGGTGCCGCGCCGACGGCCCGGCCAGGAGCCGACCGCCCGACGTGCGGCGACGCCCGCACGCCCGGCCGCCGCCGTCCCGCCCGCGCGCGGGGGCGGCGGGCGCCCGCCCGTGCGGGGTGGTGGCCGTCCGCCGGCACCGGCCGTGCCGCCGACCGTCGTGGCGTCGCGCCCGCGCATGCTGACGCTGGTCGTCGTGCTCGCCCTGGTCCTGGTGACGTTCGCGGGGAGGCTGGTGCACGTGCAGGTCCTCGCCGGCCCCGAGCTGGCGCAGGAGGCACGGGAGAACCGGATGACGACCGCCTCGGTCATCGGGGCACGCGGGGAGGTGACCGACGCCAACGGCGTCGTCCTCGCGACGTCGGTCGAGCGGTACGACATCTCCGTCAACCAGCAGCGGATCGCGCGCTACCAGGCGCGCGGGTCGACGGTCGGGCTGGACGGCGCCGCCGGCGTCGCGGCCCGGCTGGCGCCGCTGCTGGACATGAACGCCGCGGAGCTCGGCGGCAAGCTCGTCGGCGACCGGCCCTTCGTCTACGTCAAGAAGAACGTGCTGCCGGAGGTGGCGCGGGAGATCCGTGCGCTGCGGATCGACGGCGTCAACGTCGACAAGGTCCCGGACCGGGTCTATCCCAAGGGCACGGTCGCGGGGAACATCGTCGGATTCGTCAACTCCGAGGGCGTCGGGCTGCAGGGTCTGGAGTCCTCGCTGGACGAGAAGCTCCGGGGGGTCAAGGGCACCGAGCGCTTCGAGCGCGGCAAGGGCGGTCAGCCGATCCCCGGGGGTGCGAGCGAGCAGACCCCTGCGCGCGACGGCAGCTCGGTGCGCCTGACGCTCGACTCCGACCTGCAGTGGAAGGCCGAGGAGGAGCTGCGCAAGCAGGTGGCCGCGATGGGCGCGACCGGCGGCACGGTCGTCGTCATGCGACCGACGGGGGAGGTGCTCGCGCTGGCGGAGTCCACCGCGTTCGACCCGAACGACCCGGGCGCCCTCGGCACCGGCTCGCTGACCCGCAGCGTCTCCGACGTGTTCGAGCCCGGGTCGACCGGGAAGGTCGTGACGATGGCCGCTGCGCTCGAGGAGGGGCTCGTCGGCCCCACCGACCGCTTCACCGTCGCCGACCGGCTGACGACGCCCAACGGCCAGACCTTCAAGGACTCGCACGACCACCCCGTGCAGCAGCTCACCGCGACGGGCGTCTTCGCGGAGTCGTCCAACACCGGCACGATCCAGATCGGCGAGCGGCTGTCGCTGGAGCAGCGCCACCGGTACCTGTCGCTGTTCGGGTTCGGCAGCCGCACGGGCATCGAGATCCCGGGCGAGTCCGGGGGCATCCTGCACCCGTACGACGAGTGGGACGGCCGCTCGCAGTACGCCGTGCTGTTCGGTCAGGCGGTGTCCGTGAACGCCCTGCAGGCCGCGAGCGTCTTCGCGACCATCGCCAACGGGGGTGTCCGCGTGGCGCCGCACCTGGTGGCGGGGTGGACCGACCCCGACGGGGCGTACGCGCCGCGCCCGGCGCCCGAGGGGACCCGGGTGGTCTCCGAGCAGACGGCGGGCACCGTGCTGTCGATGATGGAGAGCGTCGTCGACGACGGGACCGGCGGCAACGCCGCGATCCCCGGGTACCGGGTCGCGGGCAAGACCGGCACGGCGCAGAAGTTCGCGCCCGCGGGCATCACGGCGTCGTTCATCGGCGTCGCGCCTGCGGACGACCCGCAGGTCGTCACGGCGGTCATCCTGCACGACCCCAGCGCCTCGATCTTCGGCGGCACGGCGGCCGCACCGGTCTTCTCGACCGTCACGTCGTACGCCCTGCAGCAGCTGGGGGTCGCACCCTCCGGGACGCCCGCGTCGCTGTTCCCGGCGACGTGGGAGTGA
- a CDS encoding UDP-N-acetylmuramoyl-L-alanyl-D-glutamate--2,6-diaminopimelate ligase produces the protein MTSPLGRLRPEHPPVRRVDDLAAAFGLRVDGPAEGVTATGVTMSSADVEPGDLFVAVPGLRVHGARFAAEAVARGAVAVLTDTEGAELVPAGVPVLLTDDPRAVAGPVAAWVLDDPASRLVTVGVTGTNGKTTTTYFVDAALRARHAVTAVLGTVELRIGDDAVESPRTTVEAPVLQSLLALAHERGATALTTEVSSHALALGRVGGVQFDVVGFTNLQRDHLDFHGDMEGYFRDKSRLFAPGQARRGVVVIDDEWGRRLAQESPIPVETVSTRVGAPQAAQADWAVVEADVGLDGVGSRFVLRGPDGARHEAHSPLPGLVNVSNAALAVVVAHAAGVPVDAAAEAVGRAHAIPGRMERVVERGDGWPLCLVDYAHTPDALELALEAVRPITPGRLVLVYGSDGDRDRGKRPIMGQVGARLADVLVVTDENPRSEDPASIRAAILEGVRDVRPDLADVHEATSRAQAIREALRLAGPDDTVIVTGKGHEPTQEIAGVFHRYNDRDVFLAARAERREQHA, from the coding sequence ATGACGTCCCCCCTGGGCCGGCTGCGCCCCGAGCACCCGCCGGTCCGCAGGGTCGACGACCTCGCCGCCGCGTTCGGCCTGCGGGTCGACGGCCCCGCGGAGGGTGTGACGGCCACCGGTGTGACCATGTCCAGCGCCGACGTCGAGCCGGGGGACCTGTTCGTCGCGGTGCCCGGCCTGCGCGTCCACGGGGCACGGTTCGCCGCCGAGGCGGTCGCGCGCGGCGCGGTGGCGGTGCTCACCGACACCGAGGGCGCCGAGCTCGTCCCCGCGGGTGTGCCCGTCCTGCTCACCGACGACCCCCGCGCCGTGGCCGGGCCGGTCGCGGCCTGGGTCCTCGACGACCCGGCGTCGCGGCTCGTGACGGTGGGCGTCACCGGGACGAACGGCAAGACCACCACCACCTACTTCGTCGACGCGGCGCTGCGCGCCCGGCACGCCGTGACGGCCGTGCTCGGCACCGTCGAGCTGCGGATCGGCGACGACGCCGTCGAGAGCCCTCGCACCACCGTCGAGGCACCCGTCCTGCAGTCGCTGCTGGCGCTGGCCCACGAGCGGGGCGCGACCGCGCTGACCACCGAGGTCTCGTCGCACGCGCTCGCGCTGGGACGCGTGGGCGGCGTGCAGTTCGACGTCGTCGGCTTCACCAACCTGCAGCGCGACCACCTGGACTTCCACGGCGACATGGAGGGGTACTTCCGCGACAAGTCGCGGCTGTTCGCCCCCGGCCAGGCCCGCCGCGGGGTCGTCGTCATCGACGACGAGTGGGGCCGGCGGCTCGCGCAGGAGTCCCCGATCCCCGTCGAGACCGTGAGCACGCGCGTCGGCGCACCGCAGGCGGCACAGGCCGACTGGGCGGTCGTCGAGGCCGACGTCGGCCTGGACGGCGTCGGCTCACGCTTCGTCCTGCGCGGCCCCGACGGCGCCCGCCACGAGGCGCACAGCCCGCTGCCGGGCCTGGTCAACGTCTCGAACGCCGCGCTCGCCGTGGTGGTCGCGCACGCCGCGGGCGTACCCGTCGACGCGGCGGCCGAGGCCGTGGGGCGCGCGCACGCGATCCCGGGCCGCATGGAGCGGGTGGTCGAGCGCGGCGACGGCTGGCCGCTGTGCCTGGTCGACTACGCCCACACGCCGGACGCGCTCGAGCTCGCGCTCGAGGCGGTGCGGCCCATCACGCCCGGCCGGCTCGTGCTCGTGTACGGCTCGGACGGCGACCGTGACCGCGGCAAGCGCCCGATCATGGGGCAGGTCGGCGCCCGGCTGGCCGACGTGCTGGTCGTCACCGACGAGAACCCGCGCTCGGAGGACCCCGCGTCCATCCGGGCCGCCATCCTCGAGGGCGTGCGCGACGTGCGCCCCGACCTGGCCGACGTGCACGAGGCCACGAGCCGTGCGCAGGCCATCCGCGAGGCCCTTCGTCTGGCAGGACCGGACGACACCGTGATCGTCACGGGCAAGGGCCACGAACCGACCCAGGAGATCGCCGGGGTGTTCCACCGCTACAACGACCGAGACGTGTTCCTCGCCGCCCGCGCCGAGCGCCGGGAGCAGCACGCGTGA
- a CDS encoding UDP-N-acetylmuramoyl-tripeptide--D-alanyl-D-alanine ligase has product MIALTAAEIAAATHGSLADVAPEHVVAGPVVTDSREVLPGGLFVALPGEHVDGHDFAPAAVAAGASLVLAARPLPGLPCVVVPDVERALGDLARDVLVRLRDAAAQPGGSGLRVIGITGSVGKTTTKDVLAQVCGAAGPTVAPVRSFNNEIGLPLTVLRADEQTRFLVLEMGASGPGHLTYLTDIAPPDVAVVLVVGQAHLGGFGGGIDGVARAKAEIVAGLVPAGTAVLNADDPRVRAMAAVAPGPVVLFGASPDARVQAQDVRLDALGRARFRLVHVEGDVREERPVELRLVGEHHVHNALAAAAAALTAGIALDDVVAGLSAADALSPHRMHVVDRPDGVTVVDDSYNANPDSMRAALKALAVIAGRQRRSVAVLGEMLELGEESRTAHDAIGRLVVRLNIGLTVVVGDGARAIRDGANHEGSWGDEVVLADDVDAAAAFLADELRPGDVVLVKSSFGAGLWRLGDRLVGADA; this is encoded by the coding sequence GTGATCGCCCTCACAGCGGCCGAGATCGCGGCCGCCACGCACGGCAGCCTGGCCGACGTCGCCCCCGAGCACGTGGTGGCCGGCCCCGTCGTCACCGACTCGCGGGAGGTGCTGCCCGGCGGGCTGTTCGTCGCGTTGCCCGGCGAGCACGTCGACGGCCACGACTTCGCCCCCGCGGCCGTGGCGGCCGGCGCCTCGCTCGTCCTGGCCGCGCGCCCGCTGCCGGGGCTGCCGTGCGTCGTGGTGCCCGACGTGGAGCGCGCGCTGGGCGACCTGGCACGCGACGTGCTGGTGCGGCTGCGGGACGCGGCCGCGCAGCCCGGCGGGTCCGGCCTGCGCGTCATCGGGATCACCGGCTCGGTCGGCAAGACGACGACCAAGGACGTGCTCGCGCAGGTGTGCGGCGCGGCCGGCCCCACGGTCGCCCCCGTGCGCTCGTTCAACAACGAGATCGGGCTGCCGCTGACGGTGCTGCGCGCCGACGAGCAGACCCGGTTCCTCGTGCTCGAGATGGGCGCGAGCGGCCCCGGTCACCTCACGTACCTCACGGACATCGCCCCGCCGGACGTCGCCGTGGTGCTGGTCGTCGGGCAGGCCCACCTGGGCGGCTTCGGCGGCGGCATCGACGGGGTCGCACGCGCCAAGGCGGAGATCGTCGCGGGGCTGGTGCCGGCCGGGACCGCGGTGCTCAACGCCGACGACCCGCGGGTGCGCGCCATGGCGGCCGTGGCCCCCGGACCGGTCGTGCTGTTCGGGGCGTCCCCCGACGCGCGGGTCCAGGCGCAGGACGTGCGCCTCGACGCGCTGGGCCGAGCGCGGTTCCGGCTCGTGCACGTCGAGGGCGACGTCCGCGAGGAGCGTCCCGTGGAGCTGCGGCTCGTCGGCGAGCACCACGTGCACAACGCGCTCGCCGCGGCCGCGGCGGCGCTGACGGCCGGCATCGCGCTCGACGACGTCGTGGCCGGCCTGTCCGCCGCCGACGCCCTGTCGCCGCACCGCATGCACGTCGTGGACCGCCCGGACGGCGTCACCGTCGTGGACGACTCCTACAACGCCAACCCCGACTCGATGCGGGCCGCGCTCAAGGCGCTGGCGGTCATCGCCGGGCGGCAGCGGCGCTCGGTCGCCGTGCTGGGCGAGATGCTCGAGCTCGGCGAGGAGTCCCGCACCGCGCACGACGCGATCGGGCGGCTCGTGGTGCGGCTCAACATCGGCCTGACGGTGGTCGTCGGCGACGGGGCGCGCGCCATCCGCGACGGCGCCAACCACGAGGGCTCGTGGGGCGACGAGGTCGTCCTGGCCGACGACGTCGACGCCGCCGCCGCGTTCCTGGCCGACGAGCTGCGCCCGGGTGACGTGGTGCTCGTGAAGTCCTCGTTCGGCGCCGGTCTGTGGCGCCTGGGCGACCGGCTCGTGGGGGCCGACGCATGA
- the mraY gene encoding phospho-N-acetylmuramoyl-pentapeptide-transferase: protein MRAVLISGGISMLVALLGTPLFIRFLVKRQYGQFIRQDGPTAHFTKRGTPTMGGVVIIGATLVGWGLGLLLTGTTPSASALLALFLMTGLGVVGFLDDFIKISRQRSLGLSPLWKIVGQGVVGVVFSVLALQFPNEQFRTPASTRISFIRDTGLDLAFAGATVGLVLFVIWANFLITAWSNAVNLTDGLDGLATGVSLIVFGAYVLVGVWQFNQTCQKLLSAGPRCYETRDPLDLAVVAAAITGALFGFLWWNASPAKIFMGDTGSLALGGALAALTILTRTEILGAIIGGLFVLIVLSDVIQIGFFKMTGRRVFKMAPLHHHFELSGWGEVTIVIRFWIIAGLFVALGVGIFYAEWVAQ, encoded by the coding sequence ATGAGGGCCGTCCTCATCTCCGGCGGCATCTCGATGCTCGTCGCGCTGCTCGGCACCCCGCTGTTCATCCGCTTCCTGGTCAAGCGGCAGTACGGGCAGTTCATCCGGCAGGACGGCCCGACCGCGCACTTCACCAAGCGCGGCACGCCGACGATGGGCGGCGTCGTCATCATCGGCGCGACGCTCGTCGGCTGGGGGCTCGGCCTGCTGCTCACGGGCACGACGCCCAGCGCGTCGGCCCTGCTGGCGCTGTTCCTCATGACCGGCCTGGGGGTCGTCGGGTTCCTCGACGACTTCATCAAGATCTCGCGGCAGCGTTCCCTCGGACTGAGCCCGCTGTGGAAGATCGTCGGCCAGGGCGTCGTCGGTGTCGTGTTCTCGGTGCTGGCGCTGCAGTTCCCCAACGAGCAGTTCCGCACCCCGGCGTCGACCCGGATCTCGTTCATCCGCGACACAGGGCTGGACCTGGCGTTCGCCGGTGCGACCGTCGGCCTGGTCCTGTTCGTCATCTGGGCGAACTTCCTCATCACCGCCTGGTCCAACGCCGTGAACCTCACCGACGGTCTCGACGGGCTCGCGACCGGTGTCTCGCTCATCGTCTTCGGGGCGTACGTGCTGGTCGGGGTCTGGCAGTTCAACCAGACGTGCCAGAAGCTGCTGTCCGCGGGGCCACGCTGCTACGAGACGCGCGACCCCCTGGACCTGGCGGTCGTGGCCGCGGCCATCACCGGTGCCCTGTTCGGCTTCCTGTGGTGGAACGCGAGCCCCGCGAAGATCTTCATGGGGGACACCGGGTCGCTCGCGCTGGGCGGGGCGCTGGCGGCGCTGACGATCCTCACGCGCACCGAGATCCTCGGGGCGATCATCGGCGGTCTGTTCGTCCTCATCGTGCTCTCGGACGTCATCCAGATCGGCTTCTTCAAGATGACCGGCAGACGCGTCTTCAAGATGGCACCGCTGCACCACCACTTCGAGCTGTCGGGGTGGGGCGAGGTGACGATCGTCATCCGGTTCTGGATCATCGCCGGCCTGTTCGTCGCGCTTGGGGTCGGCATCTTCTACGCGGAGTGGGTGGCGCAGTAG
- the murD gene encoding UDP-N-acetylmuramoyl-L-alanine--D-glutamate ligase, whose amino-acid sequence MDARFDGRTVLVAGLGVSGRAAAQVLRDRGARVVTFDEHAPEADAADVAGLVAEGLRGADLVVTSPGLPPTHPVLAAAGERGVPVWSEVELAWQVRVPRDGGDGQPAPWLAVTGTNGKTTTVGMLESILRAAGRRTVAVGNVGTPVVLAAVDPALDVLAVELSSFQLHHTHSMSAQAAAVLNVAPDHLDWHGSLAAYAADKGRIYERAQVACVYDATDPVTEDLVREADVVDGCVAVGFTLGMPGVGQLGLVEDVLVDRGFARLRHTHAAELGTLADLAQLAGPAGVVPPHVVRNALAAAALALAHGVDPVHVRDGLRGFAPGAHRIVTVGRVDDVAYVDDSKATNAHAAAASLAAFEPGSVVWIAGGLAKGAQFDDLVRTRRDRLRGVVLLGVDRAPLREALARHAPDVPVIELDAGDTEPVMTRAVHSARRLAAGAPEGVPVTVLLAPACASMDQFTSYAARGDAFAAAVRSLHGEVGQERQADGRQ is encoded by the coding sequence GTGGACGCACGCTTCGACGGTCGTACGGTGCTCGTCGCCGGCCTGGGCGTCTCCGGGCGCGCCGCGGCGCAGGTCCTGAGGGACCGTGGCGCGCGGGTGGTGACGTTCGACGAGCACGCCCCCGAGGCCGATGCCGCGGACGTGGCCGGGCTCGTCGCCGAGGGCCTGCGCGGGGCCGACCTCGTCGTGACCTCCCCGGGTCTGCCCCCGACCCACCCGGTCCTCGCCGCGGCGGGGGAGCGCGGGGTTCCGGTGTGGAGCGAGGTCGAGCTCGCGTGGCAGGTCCGCGTGCCGCGCGACGGCGGCGACGGGCAGCCCGCCCCCTGGCTCGCGGTCACGGGGACCAACGGCAAGACGACGACCGTCGGCATGCTCGAGTCGATCCTGCGTGCGGCGGGGCGGCGCACCGTCGCCGTGGGCAACGTGGGCACGCCCGTGGTGCTGGCGGCCGTGGACCCGGCGCTGGACGTGCTGGCGGTCGAGCTGTCGAGCTTCCAGCTGCACCACACGCACTCGATGTCCGCGCAGGCGGCGGCCGTGCTCAACGTCGCGCCCGACCACCTCGACTGGCACGGCTCGCTGGCCGCGTACGCCGCGGACAAGGGGCGCATCTACGAGCGGGCGCAGGTCGCGTGCGTGTACGACGCGACGGACCCGGTCACCGAGGACCTCGTCCGCGAGGCCGACGTGGTCGACGGGTGCGTCGCCGTCGGGTTCACGCTCGGGATGCCCGGCGTCGGGCAGCTCGGACTCGTCGAGGACGTGCTGGTGGACCGGGGCTTCGCGCGGCTGCGCCACACGCACGCCGCCGAGCTCGGCACGCTCGCCGACCTCGCGCAGCTCGCGGGTCCGGCCGGGGTGGTCCCGCCCCACGTGGTGCGCAACGCGCTCGCGGCCGCCGCGCTGGCGCTCGCCCACGGTGTCGACCCCGTGCACGTCCGCGACGGGCTGCGCGGCTTCGCCCCCGGGGCGCACCGCATCGTGACCGTCGGCCGCGTCGACGACGTGGCGTACGTGGACGACTCCAAGGCGACCAACGCGCACGCCGCCGCCGCCTCCCTCGCCGCCTTCGAGCCCGGGTCGGTCGTGTGGATCGCTGGCGGGCTGGCCAAGGGCGCGCAGTTCGACGACCTCGTCCGCACCCGGCGCGACCGGCTGCGCGGGGTCGTCCTGCTCGGGGTGGACCGTGCGCCGCTGCGCGAGGCCCTCGCCCGACACGCACCGGATGTCCCGGTGATCGAGCTGGACGCCGGTGACACTGAGCCGGTGATGACGCGCGCCGTGCACAGCGCGCGCCGGCTGGCGGCCGGCGCGCCCGAGGGCGTGCCCGTCACGGTCCTGCTCGCCCCCGCGTGCGCGTCGATGGACCAGTTCACGTCCTACGCCGCCCGCGGCGACGCGTTCGCGGCGGCCGTGCGGTCGCTGCACGGTGAGGTCGGGCAGGAGCGGCAGGCGGACGGTCGGCAGTGA
- the ftsW gene encoding putative lipid II flippase FtsW yields MTADAPPRPRTAPTRTVTPPGGTPEVREPSFLGTWNSAVTSYYVLLGSTFLLVAIGLVMVLSSSSVESLAAGDSPYAVFLNQARYALIGLPVLLLMSRLPVRVVRALAWPALGGAIAFQMLVFTPLGCGEGGNLNWVCLPGFSAQPSEVVKLALAIWLGALLTRKLPLLHEWKHALVPVVPVAGIAIGVVLLGHDLGTAMVMVLLVAGAMFVAGVPLRIFGFAALLAAGGVAALTLGSPNRINRIMSWLSDECDKTNECYQSLHAGYGLATGGVSGVGLGQSAEKWSYLPAAHNDFIYAILGEELGLVGTLLVLGLFALLAFAMVRIMRRHPDPFVKITTAAVFAWVVGQAAVNIAVVIGLAPVIGVPLPLVSAGGSALIMTMAALGLVLSFARTEPGAAEALAARASVVRRSLAVIGRTRG; encoded by the coding sequence GTGACCGCCGACGCGCCCCCGCGCCCCCGCACGGCTCCCACCCGCACGGTCACACCGCCCGGCGGTACGCCGGAGGTCCGTGAACCGTCCTTCCTGGGCACGTGGAACTCGGCCGTCACCAGCTACTACGTGCTGCTGGGCTCGACGTTCCTGCTGGTGGCGATCGGCCTGGTGATGGTGCTGTCGAGCTCGAGCGTCGAGTCGCTGGCGGCGGGGGACTCGCCGTACGCGGTCTTCCTCAACCAGGCGCGGTACGCGCTCATCGGGCTGCCGGTGCTGCTGCTGATGTCGCGGTTGCCGGTCCGTGTGGTGCGGGCGCTCGCGTGGCCCGCGCTCGGCGGCGCGATCGCCTTCCAGATGCTGGTGTTCACCCCGCTGGGCTGCGGCGAGGGCGGGAACCTCAACTGGGTGTGCCTGCCCGGGTTCTCGGCGCAGCCGTCGGAGGTCGTCAAGCTCGCGCTGGCGATCTGGCTCGGTGCGCTGCTCACGCGCAAGCTGCCCCTGCTGCACGAGTGGAAGCACGCCCTGGTGCCCGTCGTGCCGGTCGCGGGGATCGCGATCGGCGTCGTGCTGCTGGGCCACGACCTCGGCACGGCGATGGTGATGGTCCTGCTCGTCGCGGGCGCGATGTTCGTGGCCGGCGTGCCGCTGCGCATCTTCGGGTTCGCGGCGCTGCTGGCCGCGGGCGGCGTGGCGGCGCTCACCCTCGGCAGCCCGAACCGCATCAACCGGATCATGTCCTGGCTCTCGGACGAGTGCGACAAGACCAACGAGTGCTACCAGAGCCTGCACGCCGGTTACGGCCTGGCCACCGGCGGCGTCAGCGGCGTCGGCCTGGGGCAGAGCGCCGAGAAGTGGTCGTACCTGCCGGCGGCCCACAACGACTTCATCTACGCGATCCTGGGGGAGGAGCTCGGCCTCGTGGGCACCCTGCTCGTGCTCGGTCTGTTCGCGCTCCTCGCGTTCGCGATGGTGCGCATCATGCGCCGGCACCCCGACCCGTTCGTCAAGATCACGACGGCCGCCGTGTTCGCCTGGGTCGTCGGCCAGGCGGCGGTCAACATCGCCGTCGTCATCGGCCTCGCGCCCGTGATCGGCGTGCCGCTGCCGCTGGTCTCCGCCGGCGGGTCGGCGCTCATCATGACGATGGCCGCCCTGGGGCTCGTGCTGTCCTTCGCCCGTACCGAGCCGGGCGCCGCGGAGGCTCTCGCGGCCCGTGCCTCGGTCGTGCGCCGCTCTCTCGCCGTGATCGGACGTACCCGTGGCTGA